The Silvibacterium dinghuense DNA window AAGGAAGTCTGGGAGAAGTACAAATCGAATCCGCATTTCGCGATGGTCGCCATCGCCCGTGAGCAGACGAAGGATGTGGTCGCCGGCTTTGCCGCCAAACACACCGCTTACACCTTTCCGCTCGCCTACGATCCGCAGCGCGATGTCTACAAGCACTTCGCCGACATCGGCATTCCACGCAGCTACGTCATCGACCGCCACGGCGTGATCGTCTTCCAGAGCGTCGGCTACACCGATGCCGATTTTGCCGGACTTGAGGCCGCACTCAGCAAAGCACTCGCAACGAATTAGCCCCTCTCGACAGAAACAGAAACGGCCGGAAACACATAGCTTCCGGCCGTTTCTGCGGGTAAGCCCCAAGGCTCTAATCGAGTCCGAAACAGAAGGCCTGCATCGAACCCTGTGTCATCAGCGCGTATTCGCCCGGTGCGAGCGGCGCGGCAGGAATCACCTTCACCGATCCGGTTCCATATTTGGCAAAGTTCATGGATATCTGCTCGCCTGCAAGCGTGCTCTTGCCGCCTGTAAACAGGTGCGCCTTTGCCACCTGCACCTCACGCTTTCCCTTCTTCGGCGTGAGCTGGTAAAGGTGCACTACCGTCGAAGGATCGATGTCCGGACTGGGCAGTTTGACGATCATGGGAGGCAGCGTCGCGGCAGTAAAGCGCACCGGAGACTTCTCGCCCTCGACGGCATAGACGGTTTCAGCGCCGCCATAGCCCAGACCGTGCACCTTGGTCGCTGCGGCCATCTGCTGCTGCTCGAGCGGCTTGAGGCTCCCATCCGGCGCGAGCGCACGAAAACTGTTGATATATTCCGGCTCCTGCGCCGCGCTGGCGGCAGGAGCGCTCTGTACCGGTCCTCCAACCCCGGTCCACAGCAGAAACGACAAAACGGCCACTTTTACGTACATGTGCCTGCTCCGCTTTCCACATCTGAATTGTCCAAGGGGGGAGTCGCCGACAGTATGCCACAGGCGCTGTTGTCTTCCCGCAAATTCCTGCCGGGCCTGCAAACGCAAACGGGGACACGGCACGTGCCGTATCCCCGTTCGCTTTTCCCCTGCCGGGAAACTCGTCAGAGTCTAAGAGCCTGTTATGAACTTTCCCGCGGCGGACGCTGGGAGCCAATTTTTACGAGGTCGAGGAGCGAGTTGCGACGGATATCGGGCCATATCCGAGCAGCGAGCGACGAAGAGATCGGGAAAATTGGCCCCAGCCCTGAAGGGTTGCGGGGAAAATCGGCCCATACTTCGTTGTCGGCCTCGCCTAGGAATCGCCTATGTCTTCGTCCTCCGCCTCGTCTGGGCCGATTTTCCCGCGCAACGCCGCCCGCGCGAAAGTTCATAACAGGCTCTAAAAGTTCCACGACATCGTAGCGTGAAGCGTACGCGGATCGCCCGGCTTCACGTAGATATCGTTGTAGGAGCCGGAGGCGTAGCGCTCGTTGAGCAGGTTCTCCGCGTTGAACTGCCACAGTGCGTGGCCGCGGTGATAGCTCACCGAAGTTTCCATCAGCCCATAGCCGGGCAACTGGAAGCTGTTCTCGAGATCGCCAGCCTGATCGGTGTAATGGTGACCGCCGACGCCGAATGCGAGTCCCCGCACTACACCGCGCGGAATCTCATAGGTGGTCCACAGGTTCAGAATGTTCCGTGGCGCGTTCAGAGTCGGCGTGCCGGAAGCAATCGTCGTGTCCTTG harbors:
- a CDS encoding TlpA family protein disulfide reductase: MRPCRSLLPLALAFMLGLSAYASDTPVGKEDPMVKGTHTKVGDQSPAVAVDELSGDTFNLAHEKGKVVLVNFWATWCGPCQIEMPRLEKEVWEKYKSNPHFAMVAIAREQTKDVVAGFAAKHTAYTFPLAYDPQRDVYKHFADIGIPRSYVIDRHGVIVFQSVGYTDADFAGLEAALSKALATN